Proteins encoded together in one Halalkaliarchaeum sp. AArc-CO window:
- a CDS encoding DUF4330 domain-containing protein, which produces MELIDDEGRLFGTVNVIDALVVLVVLAVVVAGAALVFSDDPEPEPDLETTHATLDLGTQPDYIVSEINEGDAYSPGGDDRITITDVHLTPQGNEQRVVLRVELRGERAGGSLQYDGAPPRLGRTLDVATDRYQVDGQVRAVGDDDALDREAATVVLRDTLDAADAREIAPGDEIRLADRTVATVEDVAVYAEGSPTRRVVVLEATLDAHRQEGELRFGGTPVRRGQTVELPAGDYDLSGTIERVGDGLDRGEAEVLLSDVVDVETAERIDEGDVIEVGGHRTATVESVTAYGTANPDRNRVFVGVSLATLDHRERPQFGDTYVQQGSSISLSSDAYDLSGTIERVGTTEERGAPTTRTVTLRMEEVHEDMADAIRSGMTERRSGETIARVTDVDVDPSVILIQGDEGNLGVYDHPTDRDVTITAELEVRETTSGVRFKGETIRQGSTVTLDLGTVTVDATVVSVGG; this is translated from the coding sequence ATGGAACTGATCGACGACGAGGGGAGGCTGTTCGGTACGGTCAACGTGATCGACGCGCTGGTCGTGCTCGTCGTGCTCGCGGTGGTCGTCGCCGGCGCCGCGCTGGTTTTCTCGGACGACCCCGAACCCGAGCCGGACCTCGAGACGACCCACGCCACGCTGGATCTCGGGACGCAGCCGGACTACATCGTCTCCGAGATCAACGAGGGCGACGCCTACAGTCCGGGCGGCGACGACCGGATCACGATCACGGACGTCCACCTGACGCCACAGGGGAACGAACAGCGCGTCGTCCTCCGGGTCGAACTGCGCGGCGAACGGGCCGGCGGCTCGCTCCAGTACGACGGCGCACCCCCGCGGCTGGGACGAACCCTCGATGTCGCCACCGACCGCTACCAGGTCGACGGACAGGTCCGGGCAGTCGGCGACGACGACGCGCTCGACCGCGAAGCGGCGACGGTCGTGCTCCGTGACACGCTCGACGCCGCCGACGCCCGGGAGATCGCGCCGGGCGACGAGATCCGTCTGGCCGACCGGACGGTCGCCACCGTCGAGGACGTCGCCGTCTACGCGGAGGGGAGCCCGACGCGGCGCGTGGTCGTCCTCGAGGCCACCCTCGACGCCCACCGTCAGGAGGGCGAACTCCGGTTCGGCGGGACGCCCGTCCGGCGCGGGCAGACAGTCGAACTACCGGCCGGCGACTACGACCTGTCGGGAACGATCGAGCGCGTCGGCGACGGGCTCGACCGCGGCGAGGCCGAGGTCCTGCTTTCGGACGTCGTCGACGTCGAGACGGCAGAGCGGATCGACGAGGGCGACGTGATCGAGGTCGGCGGCCACCGGACCGCCACCGTCGAGTCGGTGACCGCCTATGGGACGGCCAACCCGGACCGCAACCGCGTGTTCGTGGGAGTGTCGCTGGCCACGCTGGACCACCGGGAGCGGCCACAGTTCGGAGACACGTACGTCCAGCAGGGGTCGTCGATCTCCCTGTCGAGTGACGCCTACGACCTGTCGGGAACGATCGAACGAGTCGGCACCACCGAGGAGCGCGGCGCGCCGACCACGCGGACGGTCACGCTTCGGATGGAGGAGGTCCACGAGGACATGGCCGACGCGATCCGATCGGGGATGACCGAACGACGGAGCGGCGAGACGATCGCCCGCGTGACCGACGTCGACGTCGATCCGTCGGTGATCCTCATCCAGGGCGACGAGGGCAACCTGGGCGTGTACGATCACCCGACCGACCGGGACGTGACGATCACCGCCGAACTCGAGGTCCGCGAGACCACCTCCGGCGTCCGATTCAAAGGGGAGACGATCCGGCAGGGGTCGACGGTGACGCTGGATCTCGGCACCGTCACCGTCGATGCGACGGTGGTCTCCGTCGGCGGATAG
- a CDS encoding phosphoadenosine phosphosulfate reductase family protein gives MTDDFPAYVDVDYADGEGETPADYPSIQHKIEKAIEVTRQGLEEYCNPAVMWTGGKDSTLTLYFINEVADEFGYEKPTAVFIDHFQHFDEITDFVEHWADEWEIDLVYARNDDVGAYVDEHGLEPGDDIPVDALSEHNRHHVRNILEYEEETFPFLLDTYVGNHLLKTVALNDALEDHDIDGVISGVRWDEQEARADETFFSPRHDPDIYPPHDRIQPILQFTERDVWEAFWHFVVPDTVQAFPDDGYVPESAEDLPEGVTMEDVPISPKYFAGFRSLGSEVSTEKTTQEPAWLQDLENTVERAGRAQDKEDLMKRLRDLGYM, from the coding sequence ATGACAGACGACTTTCCGGCGTACGTCGACGTCGACTACGCGGACGGCGAGGGCGAGACCCCCGCGGACTACCCCTCGATCCAGCACAAGATCGAGAAGGCCATCGAGGTCACCCGTCAGGGGCTCGAGGAGTACTGCAACCCCGCGGTGATGTGGACCGGCGGGAAGGACTCGACGCTCACGCTGTATTTCATCAACGAAGTGGCCGACGAGTTCGGCTACGAGAAGCCCACTGCCGTCTTCATCGACCACTTCCAGCACTTCGACGAGATCACTGACTTCGTCGAACACTGGGCCGACGAGTGGGAGATCGACCTCGTGTACGCCCGCAACGACGACGTCGGCGCCTACGTCGACGAACACGGTCTCGAGCCGGGCGACGACATCCCGGTCGACGCCCTCTCGGAGCACAACCGACATCACGTCCGGAACATCCTCGAGTACGAGGAGGAGACGTTCCCGTTCCTTCTGGACACCTACGTCGGCAACCACCTCCTGAAGACGGTGGCGCTCAACGACGCCCTGGAGGACCACGACATCGACGGCGTGATCTCGGGCGTCCGGTGGGACGAACAGGAGGCCCGCGCCGACGAGACGTTCTTCTCGCCGCGACACGACCCGGACATCTACCCGCCCCACGATCGGATCCAGCCGATCCTGCAGTTCACCGAGCGCGACGTCTGGGAGGCGTTCTGGCACTTCGTCGTTCCGGACACCGTCCAGGCGTTCCCCGACGACGGCTACGTCCCCGAGTCGGCCGAGGACCTCCCGGAGGGCGTCACCATGGAGGACGTTCCGATCTCGCCGAAATACTTCGCCGGCTTCCGGTCGCTGGGCAGTGAAGTCTCCACGGAGAAGACCACTCAGGAACCCGCGTGGCTCCAGGATCTGGAGAACACTGTCGAACGTGCCGGCCGCGCCCAGGACAAAGAGGACCTCATGAAGCGGCTCCGCGATCTCGGCTACATGTAG
- a CDS encoding ornithine cyclodeaminase family protein, whose translation MQTLLLDSDAVAANAPMDRVVPALESAFAAYERGDAQMPAKSYIELPEYNGDFRSMPAYMDAGDWDAAGVKWVNVHPDNEAKYDLPTVMGTMIYSDPENAFPLAIMDGTELTTRRTGAAAAVATDHLAVEDATSLGIVGAGVQAYTQLEAIAEVRPIETVVISDVDEARVAAFVEAFEDRFEVCGGSTAEAAECDVLSTVTPVREPIISSENLGEHTHVNAMGADAAGKQELESEILQEAKLVIDDYDQCTHSGEINVPWSEGLLEDGDIYGEIGEIVVGNKPGRTPEDGVTVFDSTGLAIQDVATAHVVYEHADENDNGTPFDLLGLA comes from the coding sequence ATGCAGACGTTGCTTCTGGACAGCGATGCGGTCGCAGCGAACGCGCCGATGGACCGCGTCGTTCCGGCGCTGGAGTCGGCGTTCGCCGCCTACGAGCGCGGCGACGCCCAGATGCCGGCGAAGTCGTACATCGAACTGCCCGAGTACAACGGCGACTTCCGATCGATGCCGGCGTACATGGACGCCGGCGACTGGGACGCCGCCGGCGTGAAGTGGGTGAACGTCCACCCCGACAACGAGGCGAAGTACGACCTGCCGACGGTGATGGGGACGATGATCTACTCCGACCCGGAGAACGCCTTCCCGCTTGCGATCATGGACGGCACCGAACTCACGACCCGGCGGACGGGCGCGGCGGCGGCGGTCGCGACCGATCATCTCGCCGTCGAGGACGCCACCTCACTGGGGATCGTCGGCGCCGGCGTGCAGGCGTACACGCAGCTTGAGGCGATTGCTGAGGTCCGCCCGATCGAGACGGTCGTCATTTCCGACGTGGACGAAGCGCGGGTCGCCGCGTTCGTCGAGGCGTTCGAGGATCGCTTCGAGGTCTGCGGCGGCTCGACTGCGGAGGCGGCCGAGTGTGACGTGCTCTCGACAGTGACGCCTGTCCGGGAGCCGATCATCTCCTCGGAGAACCTGGGCGAACACACCCACGTCAACGCGATGGGTGCCGACGCCGCCGGCAAACAGGAACTGGAGTCGGAGATCCTTCAGGAGGCAAAACTCGTCATCGACGACTACGACCAGTGCACACACTCCGGGGAGATCAACGTTCCCTGGAGCGAGGGGCTGCTCGAGGACGGAGACATCTACGGCGAGATCGGCGAGATCGTCGTCGGCAACAAACCAGGACGCACACCGGAGGACGGCGTCACCGTCTTCGATTCGACGGGGCTTGCGATCCAGGACGTCGCGACCGCTCACGTCGTCTACGAACACGCCGACGAGAACGACAACGGGACGCCCTTCGACCTGCTCGGTCTGGCGTAG
- a CDS encoding DUF5816 domain-containing protein — MSSKHQPTDGDQTTAEAPHCGVCEHVYFGDDWDRTPFCVEWNKETSIRVGEVCSAFSLRDGTTIVGTAPVEAEVDVEIDWEELTTGTDAPFFAAYQDDEKYGWMCGNCRTLEIAIDTMGQFVCNDCGNKHSPTEWDPAYL; from the coding sequence ATGAGCAGCAAGCACCAACCGACCGACGGTGATCAGACGACAGCCGAGGCGCCTCACTGTGGCGTCTGTGAACACGTCTACTTCGGGGACGACTGGGATCGGACTCCGTTCTGTGTGGAGTGGAACAAGGAGACCTCGATCCGCGTCGGAGAGGTGTGTTCCGCGTTCTCGTTGCGCGACGGGACGACGATCGTCGGAACTGCACCCGTCGAGGCCGAGGTCGACGTCGAAATCGACTGGGAGGAGTTGACCACCGGGACCGACGCGCCGTTTTTCGCCGCCTATCAGGACGACGAGAAGTACGGCTGGATGTGTGGCAACTGTCGCACCCTCGAGATCGCGATCGACACCATGGGACAGTTCGTGTGCAACGACTGTGGAAACAAACACAGCCCGACGGAGTGGGATCCCGCGTACCTCTAG
- a CDS encoding DUF2795 domain-containing protein: MEINELLARLETMSYPTTTERVVEELDDPKLTLVDGKDRLSSVFERVDDEVFDCCDDAKLAVLGGLKGDAVGRKGYSDRDPPTTSESDSVGPTL; the protein is encoded by the coding sequence ATGGAAATAAACGAGCTACTCGCCCGGCTCGAGACGATGTCGTACCCGACGACGACCGAGCGCGTGGTGGAGGAACTCGACGATCCGAAACTGACCCTCGTGGACGGCAAAGACCGCCTTTCGTCGGTGTTCGAGCGGGTCGACGACGAGGTGTTTGACTGCTGTGACGATGCCAAACTCGCGGTCCTCGGCGGGCTGAAAGGCGATGCCGTCGGACGGAAGGGGTACAGCGACCGCGATCCGCCGACGACGAGCGAATCGGATTCGGTCGGGCCGACCCTGTAG
- a CDS encoding pyruvate ferredoxin oxidoreductase subunit gamma, which produces MEQIRIHGRGGQGSVTLAHLIAEAAFEQGDWAQAFPAFGVERRGAPVEAFARIDAEKITDRSQVNEPTYVLVQDPTLVDIVDVAEGLIEDGTVVVNSTAEPAELSIPTDERIVTVDATGIAREHLGRPIMNTSLLGAFAGATGVLEIDSIESVTVSTFGGDIGRKNAAAADAAFREVAAV; this is translated from the coding sequence ATGGAACAGATTCGCATACACGGGCGCGGTGGGCAGGGGTCGGTAACCCTGGCCCACCTGATCGCCGAGGCCGCATTCGAGCAGGGAGACTGGGCGCAGGCGTTCCCCGCGTTCGGCGTCGAACGGAGGGGCGCTCCCGTCGAGGCATTCGCACGGATCGACGCGGAGAAAATCACCGATCGGAGCCAGGTGAACGAACCCACCTACGTGCTCGTTCAGGATCCGACGCTCGTCGACATCGTGGACGTCGCCGAGGGACTGATAGAGGACGGGACCGTCGTCGTCAACTCGACGGCGGAGCCGGCGGAACTGTCGATCCCCACCGACGAACGGATCGTGACCGTCGACGCCACCGGCATCGCCAGGGAGCATCTCGGACGACCGATCATGAACACGTCGCTTCTGGGAGCGTTCGCCGGCGCGACGGGTGTTCTCGAGATCGACAGCATCGAATCGGTGACAGTCTCGACGTTCGGCGGCGACATCGGACGGAAGAACGCTGCTGCCGCCGACGCCGCGTTCCGGGAGGTGGCCGCCGTATGA
- a CDS encoding 4Fe-4S binding protein, which yields MTDAGRSESAGVERPPDSGGDAAEPAAETATAEDQVADPYEDLTVPMGAIADPKTSLVNETGSWRESRPVIHHEPCVGCGLCVTFCPDGAVHRVDDFQGSGRSIPGDRRPVPRAAKHDGHQQVAVDYRYCKGCGICETECPIDAIDMIPEVK from the coding sequence ATGACCGACGCCGGTCGATCCGAATCGGCGGGGGTCGAACGCCCCCCGGACTCCGGAGGGGACGCCGCAGAGCCCGCCGCCGAAACGGCGACAGCCGAGGATCAGGTCGCGGACCCCTACGAGGACCTGACGGTCCCGATGGGTGCGATCGCGGACCCGAAGACGAGCCTCGTCAACGAGACCGGCTCCTGGCGGGAGAGCCGTCCAGTTATCCACCACGAACCGTGCGTCGGCTGTGGGCTCTGTGTGACGTTCTGCCCCGATGGAGCCGTCCACCGCGTCGACGACTTCCAGGGATCGGGTCGGTCCATCCCCGGCGATCGGCGTCCCGTCCCGCGGGCGGCGAAACACGACGGTCACCAGCAGGTCGCCGTCGATTACCGGTACTGCAAGGGCTGTGGGATCTGTGAAACCGAGTGTCCGATCGACGCCATCGACATGATCCCGGAGGTGAAGTGA